A genomic window from Ignavibacteria bacterium includes:
- a CDS encoding site-specific DNA-methyltransferase has protein sequence MKLTNKVKLSLGNSLELLKELKSGSIDMIFADPPYNLSGENFITVKNGKPVKCDKGSWDKILDLDKFNEEWITECKRVLSDSGTIWISGTLHNHPSVGVILKKLGFWLINDVIWYKKNGPPLLSQNRFAPCSELIWVASKSKKYFFDYDMAKKINLGKQMKNVWEVNAQRHKTIHPAEKPEVLLERIVLIGSKENDTILDPFMGSGTTGVVCKRFKRNFVGFEIDPIYFEIAENRILQKRSNVKEDDGSEVSQVKIEFKYQAIA, from the coding sequence ATGAAATTAACAAATAAAGTTAAACTTTCCTTAGGCAATTCTTTAGAACTGCTGAAGGAACTTAAGTCTGGTAGCATTGATATGATTTTTGCAGATCCTCCTTACAATCTATCTGGAGAAAACTTTATAACTGTAAAAAACGGAAAACCCGTAAAATGCGATAAAGGGTCTTGGGATAAAATATTAGATTTAGATAAGTTTAATGAAGAATGGATAACGGAATGTAAACGAGTATTATCAGATTCAGGTACTATTTGGATTAGCGGTACATTACATAACCATCCCTCTGTTGGTGTAATTTTGAAAAAACTAGGTTTTTGGTTAATTAATGATGTTATTTGGTATAAGAAGAACGGACCTCCATTATTATCGCAAAATAGATTCGCACCTTGTTCTGAATTGATATGGGTTGCTAGCAAATCAAAGAAATATTTTTTTGATTATGATATGGCAAAAAAAATCAATTTGGGTAAACAAATGAAGAACGTATGGGAAGTAAATGCTCAACGTCACAAAACGATACATCCTGCGGAAAAACCAGAAGTATTATTAGAGAGAATCGTTCTAATCGGCTCAAAAGAAAACGATACAATTCTTGATCCTTTTATGGGTTCGGGTACAACCGGTGTAGTTTGCAAAAGATTCAAGAGAAATTTTGTGGGTTTTGAGATTGATCCAATTTATTTTGAAATTGCAGAAAATCGTATTTTACAAAAACGGTCGAACGTTAAAGAAGATGATGGGTCAGAAGTTTCTCAGGTAAAGATTGAATTTAAATATCAAGCTATTGCTTAA